From a region of the Streptomyces sp. NBC_01454 genome:
- a CDS encoding FadR/GntR family transcriptional regulator has translation MLFTKDLKGVQSVADNRCVSTLAHTMMTAARPGDTGLAGPGELDRYPYANAGNAANAASAAGQDRAERVSQVWDGSEADIGRVGRRAAGSRGRGLHGQLVQQLGQMIVSGDLGADRPLVPEEIGQRFEVSRTVVRESLRVLEAKGLVSARPNVGTRVRPVSDWNLLDPDIIEWRAYGPQRDDQRRELCELRWTIEPLAARLAACHAREDIQQRLADMVEIMGHSAAQGDTMTFSRADAEFHSLLLQLAGNRMLEHLSGIVSAALHVSGAAAGGCERPVETSVGQHMRVVDAIGSGDATAAESAMRQLLAAHSEAAGQGSGTPADHVVPAPREH, from the coding sequence GTGCTTTTCACCAAAGACCTCAAGGGTGTTCAGAGTGTCGCCGACAACAGATGCGTGAGTACCCTTGCGCACACCATGATGACCGCGGCTCGCCCCGGCGACACCGGCCTCGCAGGCCCGGGCGAGCTTGACCGCTACCCCTACGCCAACGCCGGCAACGCCGCGAACGCCGCCAGCGCGGCCGGCCAGGACCGTGCAGAGCGCGTTTCGCAGGTCTGGGACGGCTCCGAGGCAGACATCGGCCGGGTCGGCCGACGCGCCGCCGGAAGTCGCGGGCGTGGCCTGCACGGCCAACTCGTCCAGCAGCTCGGCCAGATGATCGTCTCCGGCGATCTCGGCGCCGACCGCCCGCTCGTCCCCGAGGAGATCGGCCAGCGCTTCGAGGTCTCCCGCACCGTCGTCCGTGAGTCGCTTCGAGTCCTCGAGGCCAAGGGCCTCGTCAGCGCCCGCCCGAACGTCGGCACCCGGGTGCGCCCCGTGAGCGACTGGAACCTCCTCGACCCCGACATCATCGAGTGGCGGGCCTACGGGCCGCAACGCGACGACCAGCGCCGTGAGCTGTGTGAGCTGCGCTGGACGATCGAGCCCCTCGCAGCCCGGCTCGCCGCATGCCACGCCCGTGAGGACATCCAGCAGCGGCTCGCCGACATGGTCGAGATCATGGGCCACTCCGCGGCCCAGGGCGACACCATGACGTTCTCCCGCGCCGACGCCGAGTTCCACTCGCTGCTGCTGCAGCTCGCCGGCAACCGCATGCTCGAGCACCTCTCGGGCATCGTCTCCGCCGCCCTCCACGTCTCGGGCGCCGCCGCCGGTGGCTGCGAACGACCGGTCGAGACGTCCGTGGGTCAGCACATGCGGGTCGTCGACGCCATCGGCTCCGGTGACGCCACGGCGGCCGAGTCCGCGATGCGCCAGCTCCTCGCCGCCCATAGCGAGGCCGCCGGGCAGGGCTCCGGGACGCCCGCCGACCACGTCGTCCCCGCGCCCCGCGAGCACTGA
- a CDS encoding sensor histidine kinase, with protein MEGTVVPPNSWTSWPLRESLAREGVNGARLWIGRAVRIAVVAGLVWTTLVGSAFTGWRLVALCAGMAATLLTFRGFFRTTLAQRLWPSIGLFAVLLGAALGLAGAGARVPAIVLWCACAVVAMERLPLGVAVPCSVGALGGYAALNTDNWWATAATAAGLGLAGYVVRLDAEARGHAQRLLAQERAARKAEAESAALTERGRIAREIHDVLAHSLSAQLVHLEAARLLIQRSTDLEADRVQLLERVTACRGMAREGLDGTREALSALRGEMIPVEDFLRRLAAAEGARLEVTGQARAVPAEAGLAVRRVAQEAFTNVRKHAPGARVSVRLEYAADGIGLEVRDSGGRGAPGELAGSGSGYGLLGMRERAELLGGTLESGPGEEGFVVRLRVPA; from the coding sequence ATGGAAGGGACCGTAGTGCCGCCGAACTCCTGGACGAGCTGGCCCTTGCGGGAATCGCTGGCCCGTGAGGGCGTAAACGGCGCCCGGTTGTGGATCGGCCGGGCGGTGCGCATCGCGGTGGTGGCGGGGCTGGTGTGGACCACCCTGGTGGGGTCGGCCTTCACCGGCTGGCGCCTGGTGGCGTTGTGCGCGGGTATGGCAGCCACGCTGCTGACGTTCCGCGGCTTCTTCCGTACGACGCTGGCCCAACGCCTGTGGCCGTCCATCGGACTGTTCGCCGTACTGCTGGGCGCGGCCCTCGGCCTCGCAGGCGCGGGGGCGCGGGTGCCCGCCATCGTCCTGTGGTGCGCCTGCGCCGTCGTCGCCATGGAGCGGCTGCCGCTGGGCGTCGCCGTACCGTGCTCCGTCGGCGCACTGGGCGGGTACGCCGCACTGAACACCGACAACTGGTGGGCGACCGCCGCGACCGCCGCAGGCCTGGGACTGGCGGGCTACGTCGTACGGCTGGACGCCGAGGCGCGCGGCCACGCCCAGCGGCTGCTGGCTCAGGAGCGTGCCGCCCGCAAGGCCGAGGCCGAATCGGCGGCGCTCACCGAACGCGGGCGGATCGCGCGCGAGATCCACGACGTCCTCGCCCACAGCCTGAGTGCCCAACTGGTGCACCTGGAGGCCGCGCGGTTGCTGATCCAGCGCAGCACCGACCTGGAGGCCGACCGTGTGCAACTGCTGGAGCGGGTGACGGCGTGCCGGGGAATGGCCCGTGAAGGGCTGGACGGCACCCGTGAGGCGCTTTCGGCGCTGCGCGGGGAGATGATCCCGGTCGAGGACTTCCTGCGCCGTCTGGCCGCCGCTGAGGGCGCTCGGCTGGAGGTGACGGGCCAGGCACGCGCCGTGCCTGCCGAGGCGGGCCTCGCGGTCCGCCGGGTCGCCCAAGAGGCCTTCACGAACGTACGCAAGCACGCCCCGGGTGCCCGGGTGAGTGTGCGGCTGGAGTACGCGGCGGACGGCATCGGGCTGGAGGTGCGCGACTCCGGCGGCCGCGGCGCGCCCGGCGAACTCGCGGGAAGCGGCTCCGGGTACGGTCTGCTCGGGATGCGGGAGCGCGCCGAACTCCTCGGCGGAACGCTGGAGTCCGGCCCCGGCGAGGAGGGTTTCGTGGTGCGGTTGCGGGTGCCCGCATGA
- a CDS encoding glycogen debranching N-terminal domain-containing protein: MALPALAVSPASGQLTGQGMDGFYRDGRRVLSRCELRVAGDEPLVVQGRLNGADRARFLGVIHRAGARGPDPDIRVERLRSADGTERITFHSSMSQPVRLPVEIRLGTDLAELGTIAVGLPGPELRAAVHGSGLRWSGSDVHAVVSASPAPQDALASAGLLRWELELPPGGRSTIELHTGLEHDSAGPAGQRRSGTAFIPGPRTGPGVARTRSARPPRPWTTARLECDDHRADALMAAALDDLHGLVMRDPAAPADTFVAGGFPWRCGLAPVEALWAARMLLPLGTRLAAGTLRVLARTQQAAPGADFGRIPGPLRDAGPHAPPSCTGIEATLLFPTVLAEARRWGLPDHETERLLPVAERCLRWLRTVTDSPAGKRGGYVPDPAPGGPYRCETQAHAHRAALLGADLLEASGSSEAAALRDWAADLRARFRTDFWWEDGAGGRPAALLTADGRPVPHLGSTTVHLLDTGLLGGGNPAPGLLDVTQTDRLARALETPAMDSGWGLRAMGTRESGYNPFGHRSGAVRVHDTAIAAAGLAAAGHEQAAGALTRGILDAADSFAHRLPEMYAGEQRTAGGIPVPHPAACRPAAVAAAGAVHILIALAGLRPDVPGGTVSLRPLRTAPLGALQLTGLSVAEQPFAVRVSRLGMGMVETAAEGLQLGS, encoded by the coding sequence GTGGCCCTCCCCGCCCTGGCGGTGTCGCCGGCCTCGGGGCAGTTGACCGGCCAGGGCATGGACGGCTTCTATCGCGACGGACGGCGGGTCCTCTCCCGCTGCGAACTCCGGGTCGCGGGCGACGAACCACTCGTCGTCCAGGGGCGGTTGAACGGCGCGGACCGGGCCCGGTTCCTCGGGGTGATCCACAGGGCGGGAGCGCGCGGACCCGACCCGGACATCCGCGTGGAACGACTGCGCTCCGCCGACGGCACCGAACGGATCACCTTCCACAGCAGCATGTCGCAACCCGTCCGGCTGCCGGTCGAGATCCGCCTGGGTACGGACCTCGCAGAGCTCGGAACCATCGCCGTGGGTCTGCCCGGTCCGGAGCTGAGAGCCGCGGTCCATGGCTCCGGGTTGCGCTGGTCCGGGTCCGATGTGCATGCGGTGGTGTCCGCGTCCCCCGCGCCCCAGGACGCGCTCGCCTCAGCGGGCCTGCTGCGCTGGGAACTGGAACTGCCACCCGGCGGCCGCAGCACCATCGAGCTGCACACCGGACTCGAGCACGACAGCGCCGGACCAGCAGGTCAGCGGCGCTCCGGCACAGCCTTCATCCCGGGCCCGCGCACCGGACCGGGCGTCGCACGCACCCGCAGCGCCCGGCCACCGAGGCCCTGGACGACGGCCCGCCTCGAATGCGACGACCACCGGGCCGACGCGCTCATGGCAGCTGCCCTCGACGATCTCCACGGCCTGGTGATGCGTGACCCGGCAGCCCCTGCAGACACCTTCGTGGCCGGCGGATTCCCCTGGCGCTGCGGCCTTGCACCGGTCGAGGCGCTGTGGGCCGCCCGGATGCTGCTGCCCCTGGGCACCCGGCTGGCGGCGGGCACGCTGCGGGTGCTCGCGCGAACTCAACAAGCCGCACCAGGGGCGGATTTCGGCCGAATTCCCGGACCGCTCCGGGACGCCGGACCGCATGCCCCGCCGAGTTGCACCGGCATCGAAGCAACCCTTCTGTTCCCCACCGTCCTCGCGGAGGCCCGCCGCTGGGGGCTTCCCGACCACGAGACGGAGCGGCTGCTGCCCGTTGCGGAGCGCTGCCTGAGGTGGCTGAGGACGGTCACCGACTCACCGGCCGGCAAGCGCGGTGGCTACGTTCCCGACCCCGCGCCCGGCGGACCGTACCGCTGCGAGACCCAGGCCCATGCCCATCGCGCGGCCCTGCTGGGCGCCGACCTCCTCGAAGCCTCTGGATCGTCCGAGGCGGCGGCACTGCGCGACTGGGCCGCCGACCTGCGCGCCCGGTTCCGCACGGACTTCTGGTGGGAGGACGGTGCCGGCGGCCGCCCCGCCGCCCTGCTCACCGCCGACGGGCGGCCCGTCCCGCACCTCGGCTCCACCACCGTCCACCTCCTCGACACCGGGCTGCTCGGCGGCGGGAATCCGGCTCCCGGCCTGCTGGACGTCACCCAGACCGACCGGCTGGCCAGGGCGTTGGAGACCCCCGCCATGGACTCCGGGTGGGGCCTGCGCGCAATGGGCACCAGGGAGAGCGGCTACAACCCGTTCGGCCACCGCAGCGGCGCGGTGCGCGTCCACGACACGGCGATCGCCGCCGCCGGACTGGCCGCGGCGGGTCATGAGCAGGCAGCCGGCGCCCTGACCAGGGGCATCCTCGACGCGGCGGACAGCTTTGCGCACCGCCTCCCCGAGATGTACGCGGGGGAGCAGCGCACCGCCGGCGGCATTCCCGTACCGCATCCGGCGGCCTGCCGCCCCGCGGCCGTGGCGGCGGCCGGCGCGGTGCACATACTGATCGCCCTCGCCGGTCTGCGCCCCGATGTCCCCGGCGGGACGGTGTCCCTGCGGCCCCTGCGCACCGCCCCGCTCGGTGCGCTACAGCTCACCGGCCTGAGCGTGGCCGAGCAGCCGTTCGCCGTACGGGTCAGCAGACTCGGCATGGGGATGGTGGAGACGGCCGCGGAAGGTCTGCAGCTGGGCTCGTGA
- a CDS encoding NUDIX hydrolase: MPPYDPSAFPPFAVTVDLVVLTVRRHALCALAVRRGEPPFQGRWALPGGFVRADEDLEGAAARELAEETGLHAHSPAGPSPVYGAHLEQLATYGDPKRDPRMRVVSVAHLVLAPDLPAPRAGGDAHSARWAPVDNLLEQDDTLTREGELAAPLAFDHARILADGVERARSKIEYSSLATAFCPPEFTVGELRRVYEAVWGVALDPRNFHRKVTGTPGFLVPTGGTTTRQGGRPAQLFRAGGATLLNPPMLRPEV, from the coding sequence ATGCCTCCCTACGACCCGTCGGCCTTCCCGCCCTTCGCCGTCACTGTCGACCTGGTCGTGCTCACCGTGCGCCGTCACGCCCTGTGTGCGCTGGCCGTGCGGCGCGGTGAGCCGCCGTTCCAGGGCCGCTGGGCCCTGCCCGGTGGGTTCGTCCGGGCCGACGAGGACCTCGAGGGCGCGGCCGCGCGGGAGCTCGCCGAGGAGACCGGGCTGCACGCCCATTCCCCGGCCGGGCCGTCCCCCGTGTACGGCGCGCACCTCGAACAGCTCGCTACCTACGGCGACCCCAAGCGCGACCCGCGGATGCGGGTCGTCAGCGTCGCGCATCTGGTACTCGCCCCCGACCTTCCCGCTCCCCGGGCCGGCGGCGACGCCCACAGCGCGCGCTGGGCGCCGGTGGACAACCTCCTGGAGCAGGACGACACCCTCACCCGCGAGGGTGAGCTGGCGGCTCCGCTCGCGTTCGACCACGCCCGGATCCTGGCCGACGGCGTGGAGCGGGCCCGCTCGAAGATCGAGTACTCCTCGCTCGCCACGGCCTTCTGCCCGCCGGAGTTCACCGTGGGGGAGCTGCGCCGGGTGTACGAGGCGGTCTGGGGAGTGGCGCTGGACCCCCGTAACTTCCACCGCAAGGTGACCGGCACCCCCGGCTTCCTGGTGCCCACCGGTGGCACGACGACGCGTCAGGGCGGCCGCCCCGCACAGCTGTTCAGGGCCGGTGGAGCGACGCTGCTCAACCCGCCGATGCTTCGCCCCGAGGTCTGA
- a CDS encoding DUF1453 domain-containing protein: protein MSGSLNIVVIVGVIALVFIRQFAAQRISSEGKAWWLIPVVLTFMAVRQPGLVDPAHHTASAVLLGLEVLIGLACGAGWAWTTRIWTDDDSVVWTRGSWAAAGVWACGMALRVGLMGIAAVMGIHQGSAATMLSVAAMLLARAGVTIWRTQGMQRTYRVPVAG, encoded by the coding sequence ATGAGCGGCTCGCTCAACATCGTTGTGATCGTCGGCGTCATCGCGCTGGTGTTCATCCGGCAGTTCGCGGCGCAGCGCATCTCGTCGGAGGGCAAGGCCTGGTGGCTGATTCCGGTCGTCCTGACGTTCATGGCAGTGCGGCAGCCCGGCCTCGTCGACCCGGCGCACCACACGGCGTCCGCCGTCCTCCTGGGCCTGGAGGTACTGATCGGCCTGGCCTGCGGCGCCGGCTGGGCCTGGACGACACGCATCTGGACCGACGACGACAGCGTGGTGTGGACCAGGGGGAGCTGGGCGGCGGCCGGCGTGTGGGCCTGCGGCATGGCGCTGCGGGTCGGTCTCATGGGTATCGCCGCGGTCATGGGCATCCACCAGGGCAGCGCGGCCACGATGCTCTCCGTCGCGGCGATGCTGCTGGCCCGCGCCGGAGTCACCATCTGGCGGACCCAGGGCATGCAGCGGACGTACCGTGTCCCTGTCGCGGGCTGA
- a CDS encoding RNA polymerase sigma factor translates to MFVSASTSRTLPPEIAESESVMALIERGKADGQIAGDDVRRAFEADQIPPTQWKNVLRSLNQILDEEGVTLMVSAAEAPKRTRKSVAAKSPAKRTATKTVAAKTATVKKTTAAASSAPVADPPAGESESAPAKKAAAKKTAAKKTVAKKTTAKKATAKKTASKKDADELLDEDATEETPAPGKGDAPEAAEGAENAGFVLSDDDEDDAPAQQVAAAGATADPVKDYLKQIGKVPLLNAEQEVELAKRIEAGLFAEDKLANADKLAPKLKRELEIIAEDGRRAKNHLLEANLRLVVSLAKRYTGRGMLFLDLIQEGNLGLIRAVEKFDYTKGYKFSTYATWWIRQAITRAMADQARTIRIPVHMVEVINKLARVQRQMLQDLGREPTPEELAKELDMTPEKVIEVQKYGREPISLHTPLGEDGDSEFGDLIEDSEAVVPADAVSFTLLQEQLHSVLDTLSEREAGVVSMRFGLTDGQPKTLDEIGKVYGVTRERIRQIESKTMSKLRHPSRSQVLRDYLD, encoded by the coding sequence TTGTTCGTGTCGGCCAGCACATCCCGTACGCTCCCGCCGGAGATCGCCGAGTCCGAGTCTGTGATGGCGCTCATCGAGCGGGGAAAGGCAGATGGGCAGATCGCCGGCGATGACGTGCGTCGGGCCTTCGAGGCTGACCAGATTCCGCCAACCCAGTGGAAGAACGTTCTGCGCAGCCTCAACCAAATCCTCGACGAGGAGGGTGTGACGCTGATGGTCAGTGCCGCAGAGGCGCCCAAGCGCACCCGCAAGAGCGTCGCAGCGAAGAGTCCGGCGAAGCGCACCGCCACCAAGACCGTCGCGGCGAAGACCGCCACGGTCAAGAAGACCACCGCCGCCGCGTCCTCCGCCCCTGTGGCGGACCCGCCGGCCGGTGAGTCCGAGTCCGCGCCCGCGAAGAAGGCAGCGGCGAAGAAGACGGCCGCCAAGAAGACCGTCGCGAAGAAGACGACGGCCAAGAAGGCCACCGCCAAGAAGACCGCCTCCAAGAAGGACGCCGACGAGCTCCTCGACGAGGACGCGACCGAGGAGACCCCGGCGCCCGGCAAGGGCGACGCTCCCGAGGCCGCCGAGGGCGCGGAGAACGCCGGCTTCGTCCTGTCCGACGACGACGAGGACGACGCCCCCGCGCAGCAGGTCGCCGCGGCCGGCGCCACCGCCGACCCGGTCAAGGACTACCTCAAGCAGATCGGCAAGGTCCCGCTCCTCAACGCCGAGCAGGAGGTCGAGCTCGCCAAGCGCATCGAGGCGGGCCTGTTCGCCGAGGACAAGCTGGCGAACGCCGACAAGCTCGCACCGAAGCTCAAGCGTGAGCTGGAGATCATCGCCGAGGACGGCCGCCGGGCGAAGAACCACCTCCTGGAGGCCAACCTCCGTCTGGTCGTCTCCCTGGCCAAGCGGTACACCGGCCGCGGCATGCTCTTCCTGGACCTGATCCAGGAGGGCAACCTCGGTCTGATCCGTGCGGTCGAGAAGTTCGACTACACCAAGGGCTACAAGTTCTCGACCTACGCCACGTGGTGGATCCGTCAGGCCATCACCCGCGCCATGGCCGACCAGGCCCGCACGATCCGTATCCCCGTCCACATGGTCGAGGTCATCAACAAGCTCGCGCGCGTCCAGCGCCAGATGCTCCAGGACCTGGGCCGCGAGCCCACCCCGGAGGAGCTGGCCAAGGAACTCGACATGACCCCCGAAAAGGTCATCGAGGTCCAGAAGTACGGCCGCGAGCCGATCTCGCTGCACACCCCGCTGGGTGAGGACGGCGACAGCGAATTCGGTGACCTCATCGAGGACTCCGAGGCCGTCGTCCCGGCCGACGCGGTCAGCTTCACGCTTCTGCAGGAGCAGCTGCACTCGGTTCTCGACACGCTCTCGGAGCGCGAGGCCGGCGTCGTCTCGATGCGCTTCGGTCTCACTGACGGTCAGCCCAAGACCCTGGACGAGATCGGCAAGGTCTACGGCGTCACGCGTGAGCGGATCCGTCAGATCGAGTCGAAGACCATGTCGAAGCTGCGTCACCCGTCGCGCTCCCAGGTGCTGCGCGACTACCTCGACTAG
- a CDS encoding DNA gyrase/topoisomerase IV subunit B, protein MTAEMSVPSTAVLTGADRDGSNYTARHLLVLEGLEAVRKRPGMYIGSTDSRGLMHCLWEIIDNSVDEALGGYCDHIEVILHDDGSVEVRDNGRGIPVDVEPKTGLSGVEVVLTKLHAGGKFGGGSYAASGGLHGVGASVVNALSARLDVEVDRSSKTHSISFRRGVPGIFTESGPDAPFDPGNGLLKGKRIAKTKTGTRVRYWADRQIFLKDAKLSLETLYARARQTAFLVPGLTLVVRDERGIDGAGKTEEIFRYDGGISEFCEYLAQDKAVCDVLRLSGQGTFKETVPVLDDRGHMTPTEVTRELGVDIALRWGTGYDSTLKSFVNIIATPKGGTHVSGFERSVTKTVNEVLRSSKLLRVAEDDVVKDDAMEGLTAVVTVRLAEPQFEGQTKEVLGTSAASRIVAQVVSRELKAHLTSTKRDAKQQARAVLEKIVAAARTRIAARQHKEAQRRKTALESSSLPAKLADCRSDDVDRSELFIVEGDSALGTAKLARNSEFQALLPIRGKILNVQKSSVSDMLKNAECGAIIQVIGAGSGRTFDIDTARYGKVIFLADADVDGAHIRCLLLTLFQRYMRPMVEQGRVFSAVPPLHRVELINPKKGQDKYIYTYSDNELRQTLLELQRTKVRYKDSIQRYKGLGEMDADQLAETTMDPRHRTLRRINISDLEAAEKAFDLLMGNEVAPRKEFITNSASTLDRSRIDT, encoded by the coding sequence GTGACCGCCGAGATGTCCGTGCCGTCCACCGCAGTGCTGACCGGGGCAGACCGGGACGGATCCAACTACACCGCGCGGCATCTGCTCGTCCTCGAGGGGCTCGAAGCCGTCCGCAAGCGCCCGGGCATGTACATCGGCTCGACGGACAGCCGTGGCCTGATGCACTGCCTGTGGGAGATCATCGACAACTCCGTCGACGAGGCGCTGGGCGGCTACTGCGACCACATCGAGGTGATCCTCCACGACGACGGGTCCGTGGAGGTCAGGGACAACGGCCGAGGCATCCCCGTCGATGTCGAGCCGAAGACCGGCCTCAGCGGCGTCGAGGTCGTGCTGACCAAGCTGCACGCCGGCGGAAAGTTCGGCGGCGGCTCGTACGCGGCCTCCGGCGGCCTGCACGGCGTCGGCGCCTCGGTCGTCAACGCCCTGTCCGCGCGGCTCGACGTCGAGGTGGACCGCAGCAGCAAGACGCACTCGATCAGCTTCCGTCGCGGCGTACCCGGCATCTTCACCGAATCGGGTCCCGACGCCCCCTTCGACCCGGGCAACGGCCTGCTCAAGGGCAAGCGGATCGCCAAGACGAAGACCGGCACCCGGGTGCGTTACTGGGCCGACCGGCAGATCTTCCTCAAGGACGCCAAGCTCTCCCTGGAGACGCTGTACGCCCGCGCGCGGCAGACGGCCTTCCTCGTGCCGGGCCTGACCCTCGTCGTCCGTGACGAGCGGGGCATCGACGGCGCCGGCAAGACGGAAGAGATCTTCCGCTACGACGGCGGCATCAGCGAATTCTGCGAGTACCTCGCGCAGGACAAGGCCGTGTGCGATGTACTGCGCCTGAGTGGCCAGGGCACCTTCAAGGAGACCGTCCCGGTCCTCGACGACCGCGGCCACATGACCCCGACCGAGGTCACCCGGGAGCTCGGCGTCGACATCGCGCTGCGCTGGGGCACCGGCTATGACTCGACGCTCAAGTCGTTCGTCAACATCATCGCGACGCCCAAGGGCGGCACCCACGTCTCCGGGTTCGAGCGGTCGGTCACCAAGACCGTCAATGAGGTGCTGCGGTCGAGCAAGCTGCTGCGCGTGGCCGAGGACGACGTCGTCAAGGACGACGCCATGGAGGGCCTCACCGCCGTCGTGACCGTACGGCTCGCGGAGCCGCAGTTCGAGGGGCAGACCAAGGAGGTGCTCGGCACCTCCGCGGCCTCCCGGATCGTCGCCCAGGTGGTGAGCCGGGAACTCAAGGCGCACCTGACCTCCACGAAGCGGGACGCCAAGCAGCAGGCCCGTGCCGTCCTGGAGAAGATCGTCGCCGCGGCCCGTACGCGCATCGCCGCCCGGCAGCACAAGGAGGCCCAGCGGCGGAAGACCGCGCTGGAGTCGTCCTCACTGCCGGCCAAGCTCGCGGACTGCCGCAGCGACGACGTCGACCGCAGCGAGCTCTTCATCGTCGAGGGTGACTCGGCGCTGGGCACCGCGAAGCTGGCGCGGAATTCCGAGTTCCAGGCGCTGCTGCCGATCCGCGGCAAGATTCTCAATGTCCAGAAGTCATCGGTTTCGGACATGCTCAAGAACGCAGAGTGCGGCGCCATCATCCAGGTCATAGGGGCCGGGTCCGGCCGCACCTTCGACATCGACACCGCCCGCTACGGCAAGGTCATCTTCCTGGCCGACGCGGACGTCGACGGTGCCCACATCCGCTGTCTGCTGCTGACCCTCTTCCAGCGCTACATGCGGCCCATGGTCGAGCAGGGCCGTGTCTTCTCCGCCGTCCCGCCGCTGCACCGCGTCGAACTGATCAACCCCAAGAAGGGCCAGGACAAGTACATCTACACCTACTCGGACAACGAGCTGCGCCAGACCCTGCTCGAACTTCAGCGCACGAAGGTCCGCTACAAGGACAGCATCCAGCGCTACAAGGGCCTGGGTGAAATGGACGCCGACCAGCTCGCCGAGACGACCATGGACCCGCGCCACCGCACCCTGCGTCGCATCAACATCAGCGATCTCGAAGCGGCGGAGAAGGCCTTCGACCTCCTGATGGGCAACGAAGTCGCCCCCCGTAAGGAGTTCATCACCAACTCCGCGTCCACTCTGGACCGTTCACGCATCGACACCTGA
- a CDS encoding DUF7455 domain-containing protein, with protein MTTVLTPASPLTAADRCDRCGAQAYLRVVLMSGGELLFCAHHGRKFEPELKKIAAEIQDETERLTASPASASEEER; from the coding sequence GTGACTACTGTTCTGACACCCGCGAGCCCGCTGACGGCCGCTGACCGCTGCGACCGCTGCGGCGCCCAGGCATACCTGCGCGTCGTTCTGATGTCCGGCGGAGAACTGCTCTTCTGCGCCCATCACGGTCGCAAGTTCGAGCCAGAACTCAAGAAGATCGCCGCGGAAATACAGGACGAGACGGAGCGGCTCACCGCTTCTCCGGCGTCCGCGTCCGAAGAGGAACGCTGA
- a CDS encoding serine protease: MRPTAHAAFAALALVLALPASATADGSVIGGRPAPLSHSPWAVALASHQRFGAQRSGQFCGGVLVGHSTVVTAAHCLSTEVLGVPWRQVRDLRVVVGRDNLTGGGGQELKPARVWVNPRYNTWTNDGDMAVLTLDGPVPNRPIPVAGRNDSAYRPGNAATVYGWGDTTGGGSYASRLRAAHVNVLRDAVCARAYPGNADGKYRAQSMMCAGEPTGGRDACQGDSGGPLVVRGRLVGLVSWGTGCGQAGSPGVYTRASALLPAVSAHGAG; encoded by the coding sequence ATGCGTCCGACCGCCCACGCTGCCTTTGCGGCACTCGCGCTGGTCCTCGCCCTGCCGGCGTCGGCGACCGCGGACGGGTCGGTGATCGGTGGAAGACCTGCACCGTTGTCGCACAGCCCCTGGGCGGTCGCGCTGGCCTCGCACCAGCGCTTCGGGGCACAGCGCTCCGGGCAGTTCTGCGGCGGTGTGCTCGTCGGGCACTCGACGGTGGTGACGGCGGCGCACTGTCTGAGCACGGAGGTGCTGGGCGTCCCCTGGCGGCAGGTACGGGACCTGAGGGTCGTCGTCGGACGCGACAACCTCACCGGGGGCGGCGGCCAGGAACTCAAGCCCGCGAGGGTCTGGGTCAATCCCCGCTACAACACCTGGACGAACGACGGCGACATGGCCGTCCTCACGCTGGATGGGCCGGTCCCGAACCGGCCCATCCCTGTGGCGGGGCGGAATGACAGCGCCTACCGCCCGGGCAACGCGGCGACGGTCTACGGCTGGGGGGACACGACGGGGGGCGGCAGTTATGCGTCACGGCTGCGGGCGGCGCACGTCAATGTGCTGCGCGATGCGGTCTGTGCCCGCGCCTATCCTGGCAACGCCGACGGAAAATACCGTGCGCAGTCGATGATGTGCGCAGGGGAGCCGACCGGCGGCCGGGATGCCTGCCAGGGGGACAGCGGCGGACCGCTGGTCGTCCGGGGGCGGCTGGTCGGGCTGGTGTCATGGGGGACGGGCTGCGGCCAGGCGGGCAGTCCAGGGGTCTATACGCGCGCCTCGGCGCTGCTCCCGGCGGTATCCGCACACGGGGCCGGTTGA